One Candidatus Cloacimonadota bacterium genomic window, TAAAAGTTTTGGTGATTGAAACTTTGTTATCTTTACTCACAATGGAAAAACCTTCAATCTCCATTACTTCATAATCATCTTTAAGATTGCGGTAACCACGGTCATAACTGGCAACCTTAACCTGATGTCCCTGTGAGGTTAAATGCGAGATCATCTCACGAGATCGTGAAGAATGACCTGAACCTTCTCCTGATAATCCATAAACGATTTTAGCCATGCCGCAGTCTTGAAAAATTGTATGTTTGATGTCAAGTTTGAATTGGATAAAGAAAATTATTTTGACGATAAATTAAAAAAGTTTAGACAAATTTTCCGGTTTTTGTGTCTTATTAAATAGAGAGGAAAAAGATGAAGCGGAAAGATGTGCAGTTGATCGAAGATTATAGAAGTGGAAATCTGGATGCCTTCAATATATTTTACAACAGATATAAAGATGTACTTTACACATTTCTGTATAATCGCAGCAGAAAGGATGCTAACGATCTTTTCCAGGAAACTTTCAAAAAATTTATCGATGCAGTTTCCAAGCGAAAAATTAATAATCCCAAATCTTATCTTTTTCAGATTGGAATAAATTTAGTTCGCAAGCAGAGCAGGAAAGCAAAAGTGATCTCTTTAAGCGATGAATTTGACCTTCCAGATGAAAATGAAGAAAAAGAAGAGATCGTGAATGAAAAGGACTTGCAGCTTTCACTGGCAAAACTGGCAGATAAGAAGCCATTGTTCTACGATGTTCTCAATCTGCATATTTTCGGGAAGATGACGTTTGCCGAAATCGGCAAGATCATTCAAGAAAGCAGCAATACGATCGCATCGCGCTATCGTTATGCTATTCATTATCTGAAGCAATATCTGCAGGAAGAAGCCGACTTGAAGCAGGAGGTAAATTATGTTCAAAGATGAAATCTATAAAAAAGGCATGCTGCAAGCACCAGAAGATCAGGAGATCGATCTTTTATTGTATGCTGCAGAAAAAGTTCAACCGGAAGCAGAAAATGAAGCATGGGAAGACTATCTTAAATGGCTGCCTTTTGCCGAGTTGATGCTGCTGATAAAAGATTGGATGGAAGGTTATAAAATCAGCGTTCGACCGATAATGAAAATATAAAATTCCCATATTTGGGAGATAGATTTTAGGAGGAAATTATGAAATGCAAACACAAGAAATGGATACCGCTAGCTATTTTGTTTGGCATTGGAGCAGCGTTTCTGTTTGGCTGGATCGTCCAATTGCTCTGGAATGCTACGATCACACAAATCTTCAACGTGAATTCCATAACTTACTGGCAGGCAGTGATGCTGCTGATCTTGTTCAAGATCCTGTTCAGCTCTCATTATAATGTTAACAAGGAAAAGCACAAAAAAGTGCAGCATCCGCAGCCGGAATATATTCGTGAAAAATTGGAAGAAGAAGCTGAAGAGGAATCCCCGGAAAGAAAAGTTTAGCACTTTGCTAAAACTGTCAGGTTTAAAATTACTTTCCCACATCTTCTTTCGATAATTCTCGGGGGAGAGGTGGGAAAGTTTTTACCTAATGTAAAATAGTCAGACCATTTTTACGGCATAGTGTAAAAAAAGTTTGACTATTTTCACGTGGATATGTAAAAAAAGTTTGACTATTGTTACAATATGATTATACTTTGTTTCTATGAGAGGTGAGTTATGCAATACTATCATAGATTAATCGAGACGGAAATTAAAAAACAATTAGCTAAGCCGGAAGCGATTTTTATTTTAGGAGCCAGACAAGTAGGTAAAACCTCATTGATGAAGCATTTGATGAGTGAATTAACACCAGAAGAAATATTATATATGGATTTGGAAAATCCAGAAAACTTAACTCTGATTAATGCTGGGATCAATGAATTTTTAAATTTTTTGCAGTATAAAAATTCCAAACATGAGAATAAAAAATATATTTTTATCGATGAAATTCAATATGCTGCTGATTTCTCAAGTTTGATCAAATACATGGTTGATCACTATTCAGACAAATATAAATTTATTCTCAGTGGATCATCCTCTCTGCAGATCAGAAAGCAATTTCAAGAATCTTTAGTTGGCAGGAAAATAATTTTCGAGTTATATCCGCTAAATTTTACTGAATTCTGCCGTTTCAAAGAGGAAGATCATATTGCAGACATTTTAATTGGTATTGATTCATTTAAATTGGCAACAGATCCTTTACGTTTTGCCAGGAACAAGGTTCAAAATATCTGGCAGGAATTTCTTATTTTCGGAGGTTTTCCTAAAGCAGTCCTGCAAAATGAAAAAAAAGATAAAATCAGAGTTTTGCAAGATATAGTTAACTCATACATATTTAAAGACATCAGGCATATATTCAATTTAGAAAAAGTAGATCAATTTAATCATCTCATCAAACTTCTGGCTGTGTTTACCGGCAAGCAGTTGAATTTTTCGCAACTGGCAACAGAATCAAGATTACACAAACAATCTTTAGAACATTATATCAATGCTCTTGAATCAGGTTATATAATTAAACTTATAAAACCATTTCATAGAAATCTTTCTTCTGAATTAAGAAAAACACCTAAGTGCTATTTTATTGATAATGGCTTACGCAATTGTTTGATCAATAATTTTACCGACACTGAATTTAGAACTGATAGAGGTGAGATTTTGGAAAATTATATTTTCTCACAACTCATCAAGAGAACTGATATCAATACAAAGTTGAATTATTGGCGGACAAAAAATAAACAGGAAATTGATTTCATCTGGCAGAAAGAGAATCAGCTTTTCGCCTTGGAATCAAAATGGAATCAGATCGCTGGTAAAAACTTGAAAAAATTTGTTAGTTCCTACAAGCAAGCAGAAACTTTTACAATTTCATTTTCACAGGAATTAGATATGGAAAAACATATTATACCGGGATATTTGATTTAGTATTTTTTGATTAAATATTTTCTATTTCAAAAGCAAACACTTCTTTGTCTGCTCAAAATTGCCAGCTTTTAATTTGTAAAAATATATACCCGATGCAACGGGTTGGTTGTTGTTGTCATCTCCTTTCCAAACAACGGAATAACTATTTGGTGTGCCACATACTTCGACAAGCTCAGTATGACGGAATTCTTTTATCTGCTGTCCTTTCAGATTATAAATTGTAATTTCTGCATTATCAATTTGTCTGAAGTCTGAAATCTGAAATCTGATTTCTGTGGTTGGATTGAAGGGATTGGGGAAGTTGGTTAATCCACAAATGGGATGCGATGGAATAATCTCATCTGGACTTGTTTCTACAATTAGATCACATAAAAATGGATATCCATCATTCTGGGAAGTTTCAATATTCCAAATATCTTCCATACCAATATCGTCGTAGGGATTACCTACAAAATCCCAAGGTTCATCCAAACCTGTTGTTACAAGCGAAGTGTAAGTTGCTACATCTTTCATTTCGATAGTTGTTTTCCCAGTTCCACCAGCACTGATAGTGATTCCGGAAATCTCAATATCCCAGAAAGAATTTGTAGTAATTCCACCATAATTGTCACAACCGACCAGACCACCAATATAATCACCAGATCCATTTATAGAACTTACGCTAAAGCATTTATCAATATAGGAATTGTGGGTCGATGAACCTCCGCAATATCCTACCAGACCACCCACGCTGTCAAATCCTGAAACATTTCCAAAACTGAAACAATTTGAAATAGTTGAACTCCATTGATTATAACCAACTAAAACACCAGCTCTTGAGCCATTCACATTCGCAGTGCTGTAACTCTTGGTGAGTGAAGCATCCATGTGATTATGACCAATCAATCCTCCTATACTGTTTTCTCCATTCACATTACCAGAACTGTAGCAGTTTGTTACGAATGAAGTTTGAGATCTTCCTGCCAAACCACCACAATAATCAGTACCTGTAACGTTTACATTTGTAACTCCCAGATTTTTAACAGTAGCGTTCAACAAAAAACCAAATAAACCTTGAAACCAGGTATCGGGTTGATATACTAAAATTTCATCAATAATGTGATTTTGACCATCATAAACTCCGTTAAAACTTTCATCATATTCCTTGCCAATTGCAGAAAATCCGGCACCTTCAAACCAGTTGTGAGTTGCAGATGCATCAATGTCGGCAGTTTGAACATAATGTTTGTCCCAATGTTCGGGATGGTAAGTTAGCCAGACCAAATTACCCAGAGTATTAATCAGATAAGGATCATCTTCTGTTCCATTTCCTTCTGGTAAAATATTTGGTATCACAATTATATAATCGGTTTTACCAGAAAAGGAAAAATTGCTTTGATCTTCTATAGTTAACGAAATTGAATAAGTTCCAGTTTCATCATAACACCAGAATGGATTTTGTTCGTAAGAATCTATAGTCCCATCATTATGAAAATCCCAATTCCAACTGGTTGGATTTCCGGTTGAAAGATCATAAAAATGAACTACTGAATTTTGATCCGTACACACAACATCTGTGGTAAAATATGCTGCAAGAGGAGATGAAAATTCCTGCCAGCTCAAAAAAGGATAGTAGTCATTATTTATTCCATCCATATTCCAATAATCATTATTGGCGATATCTGGCGGTGGATTATCGACGAAATCCCAGCCAGAATCAACATAAGTTGAAAGCTGCTGCATTTCAGTAGTCGTTAATCCAATTCCACCTCCGCTGCTGGTTGTTTGTCCTGAAGTTTCAACATTCCAGAATGAATTTTCGATATTGGAATTGTAACACCAGCCGATCAAACCACCAAATCTTGAATTTGCCGTCACGGTTCCAATGCTGTAACAATTTTTAATTTGGGAATATCCATTTTGGCCAGTTAAACCACCAACACAATCGTCTCCAATAACATTGGCAAAACTAAAACAATTGGTTATTATTGTATCAAAAAAGTTTGCACCAAGCAATCCACCAACTTGAAAACTTCCTTCGATAACTCCACTAGTATAACAAGAATTCAAATCGGTAAAATTATTCCATCCAGCTATTCCACCGACAGCATAATTACCTGTTATTGTACCAATGCAAGAGCAGAAACTTATTTCTGCATGAGGATTATAACCTGTTAAACCGCCAACATAATCACGACCAGTAATCGCAATATCAAACAAACTTAATCTTTTTATTTCTGCATCAGAAACATAACCGAAAAAACCTTGATAATCTGAATCCGGACGGTTTATATTTAAATTTAAAATTTTATGTTCTTCTCCATCATAGCTACCTGTGAAAAATATCGTTTCATTTCCAATTGGAATAAAGCCTTCATTGTTGTTCCAATTTTGTGTATCGGACGCATCAATATCAGCAATTTGCACAAAATTACAACCCCAGGAATCGGAGTTCGTACTTATCCATAAAAGGTTGTCTAAAATTTCCACTTGATAAGGATCTGCTTCTGTTCCAGAGCCAATGGGTTGGACTCCATCGGCAAATAAGTTGATAAACCAGCAAAAAACAATTGGAATTATTAGAAAAATTTTCACATAACTTCCTTTATTTCAAAAGCAAACACTTCTTTGTCTGCTCAAAATTGCCAGCTTTTAATTTGTAAAAATATATTCCCGATGCAACGGGTTGGTTGTTGTCGTCATCTCCTTTCCAGATAACGGAATAACTATTTGGGCTGCCACATCCTTCGACTTCGCTCAGGATGACAGGCAGAGTTTTCATTTTTTGTCCTTTTAGATTGTAAATTTCGATGGTCGCAAAGGCAGAGCTTTGCGTTACGCTGAATCTGATTTCGGTGGTTGGATTAAAAGGATTGGGGAAGTTACCGATTAATTCTGTTTGAATTTCTGGAAGCTCGTTTGCAGAATTAGGACCTATAATTTCCAGAGGTTCAGAATGATCAGATTCAAAACCGCCTGTGAATTCTGCTGTAATAGTTAATTGGTGCGTTCCCGGTTCCAGAAGACTTGGATCAAGCAGATAAAAAGTAGATGAAGTTTGCCCAAAGAATTCAGCATCAATATAAAGATTGAAATCTTCAAAATTTCTCAAATCGTCATCAAACATCCATTCTATTAGAATGTTTGGATAGTTCACAGTAGCTGATAAATCATAGGGAATTGGAAAAGTGATATCAACCGTTTGAATATTTGAAATAACTGTATTGCCGCCATCATAAACTCGCGCGATCTGGTAATCGTATAATCCCTGATCAAGGCTTTCATCAAGATAGTTTTCTGCGACAGGATCTTCGATATATTCGATCAGATCATCATTCCGATAAACATTATAACCAAGCAGCCAGCGAGAATTATCCGTTGT contains:
- a CDS encoding T9SS type A sorting domain-containing protein: MKIFLIIPIVFCWFINLFADGVQPIGSGTEADPYQVEILDNLLWISTNSDSWGCNFVQIADIDASDTQNWNNNEGFIPIGNETIFFTGSYDGEEHKILNLNINRPDSDYQGFFGYVSDAEIKRLSLFDIAITGRDYVGGLTGYNPHAEISFCSCIGTITGNYAVGGIAGWNNFTDLNSCYTSGVIEGSFQVGGLLGANFFDTIITNCFSFANVIGDDCVGGLTGQNGYSQIKNCYSIGTVTANSRFGGLIGWCYNSNIENSFWNVETSGQTTSSGGGIGLTTTEMQQLSTYVDSGWDFVDNPPPDIANNDYWNMDGINNDYYPFLSWQEFSSPLAAYFTTDVVCTDQNSVVHFYDLSTGNPTSWNWDFHNDGTIDSYEQNPFWCYDETGTYSISLTIEDQSNFSFSGKTDYIIVIPNILPEGNGTEDDPYLINTLGNLVWLTYHPEHWDKHYVQTADIDASATHNWFEGAGFSAIGKEYDESFNGVYDGQNHIIDEILVYQPDTWFQGLFGFLLNATVKNLGVTNVNVTGTDYCGGLAGRSQTSFVTNCYSSGNVNGENSIGGLIGHNHMDASLTKSYSTANVNGSRAGVLVGYNQWSSTISNCFSFGNVSGFDSVGGLVGYCGGSSTHNSYIDKCFSVSSINGSGDYIGGLVGCDNYGGITTNSFWDIEISGITISAGGTGKTTIEMKDVATYTSLVTTGLDEPWDFVGNPYDDIGMEDIWNIETSQNDGYPFLCDLIVETSPDEIIPSHPICGLTNFPNPFNPTTEIRFQISDFRQIDNAEITIYNLKGQQIKEFRHTELVEVCGTPNSYSVVWKGDDNNNQPVASGIYFYKLKAGNFEQTKKCLLLK
- a CDS encoding sigma-70 family RNA polymerase sigma factor, whose amino-acid sequence is MKRKDVQLIEDYRSGNLDAFNIFYNRYKDVLYTFLYNRSRKDANDLFQETFKKFIDAVSKRKINNPKSYLFQIGINLVRKQSRKAKVISLSDEFDLPDENEEKEEIVNEKDLQLSLAKLADKKPLFYDVLNLHIFGKMTFAEIGKIIQESSNTIASRYRYAIHYLKQYLQEEADLKQEVNYVQR
- a CDS encoding ATP-binding protein, producing MQYYHRLIETEIKKQLAKPEAIFILGARQVGKTSLMKHLMSELTPEEILYMDLENPENLTLINAGINEFLNFLQYKNSKHENKKYIFIDEIQYAADFSSLIKYMVDHYSDKYKFILSGSSSLQIRKQFQESLVGRKIIFELYPLNFTEFCRFKEEDHIADILIGIDSFKLATDPLRFARNKVQNIWQEFLIFGGFPKAVLQNEKKDKIRVLQDIVNSYIFKDIRHIFNLEKVDQFNHLIKLLAVFTGKQLNFSQLATESRLHKQSLEHYINALESGYIIKLIKPFHRNLSSELRKTPKCYFIDNGLRNCLINNFTDTEFRTDRGEILENYIFSQLIKRTDINTKLNYWRTKNKQEIDFIWQKENQLFALESKWNQIAGKNLKKFVSSYKQAETFTISFSQELDMEKHIIPGYLI